TTATCTTCCCTCGTGACGTCTGTTCTGAGAGAAACGGTGAAATCAATTTGAAAACGATGTTATGTTGAAAAGCATAATGGTGTTTACCTGAAGTCAAAGTGCAATTCTTAATGCCAGCGGAGATGGGGAGGCAAACTTTGACAACCCATTTTCCCCAATAAATTGGGATCATTTCCAGAAGAAAGCATGCACACAAACTTCTTGTGGGCGCATACATTCATTCACACATTGCACACACACAATCCAAGAGATTATCACATGAAATAAGTTAAAAGTGCAGCCTCCATCACGTAACCTTGCACAGCAccagacaacaacaaaataactttAGATGTCAACCACCAAAAAGTAATTTAAGTATCCAAAGCCATGTTTATCGCGTTTCTACatgagtacagtgttccctcgctacttcgcggttcagccaccgcggattcagccaccgcggattcagccaccgcggattcagagctttgcggtttttgtttggaaaaaaaaatacaaatattacattgcgacaacatattttacagtttttttgttataacatgaatttcactctctctacccgtattctatatggtgtactgtatacaggggggtaaaaattaattaattaattaattaaattaaaattaagcatttttgaaggggcatccctacttcgcggaaattcacttatcgcgggtggtcccggtccccattaaccgcgataaccgagggaacactgtaccttCATATGCACTATAAACACAAGTCAGCAAGTGTCAAAAGATCTATCCATGGCTCTTCTTTTCATCATCTTTAACATGAAATTATTAAGcaattttatttacaaagagaaaaataaaacatgactgCTTTTTATTGGACAGttacaaaaggagaaaagatGACTTATTGCTTGTTACTGCTGGCGAGAAAGTGGATCTCTGTTTCCAAGGTTTCTTGCAGCTGTTGTTTGTGCTGAGTCAGCTGTAATGTATTGAAATGCAGGACAGCTCGGCGTTTGTCAAGGGGGGGAGCagcttttgtgtcattttggtCCATGAGTGTGAAAGCAGACACATCAACTTTAGAAGCTGATGGAAAAGTCACATGATAGCACCGGATCAAGTGTCCATGAAAAGATGGCATGTCTGGGTGATATCGCTGCGCCATGTGCTTTGGAAAAGGGTGCCACCTGAACATTTAATACACTAAGTGCAATTTGGGTTATATTTGGCCCCATATGCTTAAGTCTAAGacgttttaaaattaaaaccaaATTGAAGGTATCTTATTTAGAACAGGGGCTTTGAAACCTGCGTCTGCAAATTAGTATACAAATAATGAATGTTCTCGGGTGTTCTGGCTAATTTAattcaccgtattttcacacccatagggcacacttaaaagttaaattttttctctaaaatcgTCGATGCGCCCAATCGGTCGGTGCGCCTAGTTTatgcattaaattaaattttttgcATGACCCCCAaccgcttgagtgactggttttatttcttgcctaCACACTACTTATTGTGATCAACCCAGCGGAccttcaccctaaaaatagcctcccgGCGTATTCCAAGCATtgcggtaaatccattcaaaatatcCTAGGCGAGTGGGAAAGcatttgacttccgtgtgctTGTAGCGCTTTTAACCCtaaaaaacactcaatactcaaagaaacagcgctacagtaatccctccgtTATCGCGGTTAATCTAGACCAGACAAGactccaaaaaatgaaaaaccgcgaagtagggtcatccctatttaaaaaaaaaaataatgtatattttttacttcagtgttgAGTTCCAGTAGCGAGCGGAGGACAagtgagcaatgttccctctaagctgcgcaattgcgcactactctcgtcttctccgcGCAGCATCAATCGTATGgagcacacaaaataaaaatcccagcggtttttttcccctctttcccCACGATGGCACCGTTTACGGAGCAGCCAGTGGCAGCAGCTCTGCCCACTCTTATGTTGATCGTGtgttacagcccttctatcttttttaattacattttaatatttcttaatacattcctttttactttactgtgcaaatagaagaacaagtgaaattgggtgagaactgtctaaatctactgtgtgtagttgtgtgcgtgcatgtgtgtgtctaatgtgtgatcgtttgtcttcaacctacacaatggactataacTACACATAAATTAttatggaaattagccctcggctacaatcttacatatataagttaattaacatgaatatagatatgttcattaatatgtgctatcccttattaaataaatcaaagcaaattcatggaaaatattgcatataaatggaaacttgactatctcaagtgacacaTTCAGCAGAACGCCGTTTGAATGAGAATGAAAAGTCAGATGAACAGAGttgtaaaataaggtaaaatttaagtcggatttgtgcatattctgaTGGCATTcatgaagatgttttattcatagatattttttcattcattttctgaatcgcttaatccactttatcactcgcggtggtgctggagcctatccctgctgactttgggccacgggcggggaacaccctgtatcagtggacagccgatcgcagggcacaaggagacggactgccatgcacactcagacccatacctaggggcaattttacagtgtccaatcagcctaagagaatatgcaaattgaacacaggtggaccgacctggatttgaacccaggaccccagagctgtaaggccgacgcacaaaccactcatccgctgggccgcccattcatagatatcaatcattacattttattattactaaataatttatgtgcagtagacatgcacctgcttatggcaggtgtgatactggtgtgtgcccatagcgagcaatgatgatgttgctcacactggtacaccgtgtgctcagggaggttgtctttctgcccaggcaaacaaaaaattagagggaacattgcaagcgagtggcttctgcttgcgaatttcagcgtggattttcacatttttatgaatattatgaacatttacaataaaaaatttAATCAACTACAAAAAttcccacagaaaaaaatgtgtagtatTGAAGCCGCGTTAGTTGAAGCAATAATATGTGAGGGATGACTGTATAGACCTAGAAAGAGGAAATGCCCGAtgtgaatgacaacagaatgcGGATGTGAACGCTtagaaaatggactgaagccatggatagaacacaatttaacagcgaAGAGGAAATGCTTTGCGAATGACTTGGGAGTGATGAATGTTGGATGGCCACCAACATATAGGTTCCATTCAAAGGCAGGCAGCATCGCATGAGTTACGTGATGCCTGGGTGAAAGTAGGGAAGGCAAGCAAAATAGTTTGAGCTTTCGTCAAAGCTGCAATCACTACTACAAAACCCCACGACAAACCTGCGAACCCTGACAATGTTATGGAACTCAGCATTGTTGGCCAACTCTTTATGTCGGATACAGAAGATGAAAACTTTgacagatttgtagatgtttgaatacTTTGACTTATATTTTTCCGATCATACATTACGTCAATAAAACCAAATTAATCTCAGTTTTGCTCCTGTTGTCCCTTTAAAAACATACGCATGCTATGTGTTATGctgtgttttttgtcaatacataggGGGATTCGTTTTAAAAAGCATGCTGCTATGGTAGTGCTAGCATCATCACAGCATAGCACATGGCATGCGTGCTATGTGCTAACGCTGTGTGTGGaatatagaatgtattctttatacttttatttagggtagtcactaggatagaatttcacatagcctagtggaaatttccatcatggcacctatgagttaggggcacgtCATCTACcatgacacgcccatttctttgttcacctatGTCACATGATCTTTgtcaataaaactagctcatctGTTGGGGGATGGACatatctcccagcgctggcttcTCTGACCCACTCCTTCAGCTCAAGTCTGGTAAATATAgaccccctccttcagctgaaatCTGGTAAATCTCATCACGACTGACTCCGTGTGCTTCCTGTGATcggaagttattgaatgtatatggattagATCCCACATGGATGCTAGCACATAGCATGCATGCTATGTGCTATGCTGTGAGGATGCGAGCACAACCATAGCAGCGTGCCCTTTAAATCGAAGCGCcctatgtattgacaaaaaactgaaaatacactCGCAACTGAGACTCCGCCCTTTAGGCGGTGCATTTtatggtgtgaaaatacggtatattgtaATCTTTCcccaaataaaatattatttctattgcgcagttttaaaaaaaatagattttttttatgacaactgAAAAGAAATACTAGCTTGATAAAGTTAGCTGGCTGTGTGGATGCTACTAATCAGCATGTAGTTCGTCAATCCTTGCAACAAATGCAAGCAACATAGTGATGATGATAAACAACACCAATTGTTTGCAAACAACCAATCCGGCATTTTAAAATTTGCTTCATTTAATTACATTGTGTAACTGGGATGGAatactaaataataaaattaattacatttgtgCCTAGCTTATTCATAAAATAATTTTCTGTTCTGCTGATCCTCATAAGGGTCCAGTGGAGTGCTCGAGTCTAATCCAGCCAACTACTCAAAGTCAGAGTAgatagggcaatttagagaattCAATCACCCTAGcttgcatttttatttagatgtggaaagaaaccagagtacccggaaaaaaaggtCAGAAACCACTGGGGATTGAATACTCAATGTTTGACTGTGAGGCAGAGATTCTAATCTCTGCTGTGGCTTCCtgctaaaataaatgtattaaactaTGTAACTACGTTATGTTTTATAAGTCTATGTTATTCTTCAACTTAACTTTTTGGTTTTGGGGAAAATTGAATTTCAAATTGTTTAGGATATAATTTCTAAAAGACCGagataataaaacaaaacgTTTGAAAGCCCATGTCCTAATGTCTGGATTCTGAATCAAGTGGCTCTTCAGTTTCATGGCGATGATAAACAGATACCTTTGGGCACAAGTGAATGAGTGCACAGTTACGTCAGGTGGGAGGGCAGGAAGCAGGAGGTGATTGCGGGGGTGATGGTTCTGTGTGGCTTTTAAGAGGATAAGGCAAGTTTGACACTGCAGGAGGAGTATCCCTCGTCACTGGCCATGCTTTGCAGGCTGCTGTGGTCATCTAGGTCGCTGCTGCTGGCAGAGCTCAGACCGTCAAGCTCTCCGTGAGAGAACCCCGTGCCCTCCACGTCCACTTCGATCTCCTCTGTGATAGAAAAAAAGCATAAGAGGAATGTCAagtcaaataaaagaaaattaagtCATTGAATTAAATAACAGGGACGTCTACAGTATATCGGAATTGGACATTTTCAGGGGATTGGGATCGGGTAAAATGTactagtttttcatttttaactcaATCCATCAAATGGGATACCTCTTTCCCTCGGTGCCAGTGAAATAGGATCACTTGCTATGGCAGTTTATGAGTGAAGATAACAAGTTACAAAATTATCCATATGCAGaatgcaaatgtttgtttttgccttcccatcaaaatattttgaaaatgatgcgCACAAATGTCCGCACAATACAATAACGCGCGACCACTTGCCAGCTTGTCAAGGTGactcttttctacaaaatcagaaaacgcctagcatgtctttgatatccttTGTAGCCAGGCTGCCCCCCTCTTCCACCTCCGTGCTACTGAGTTCCTGCAACACCTCCAAATCTtcactctcctggagctccattaACTCCTGTGTCATCAGTTCTTTGTGGTGCTCGGCGATTAGGTCATTCACATCTGACTCGTTAACCTCAAGCCCCAAGGAATTTTCAAGTGACACGATATcatccatgacaacgaccaGGCTCTGTGACACGTACCTCACTCtgatatttttcaaatatttcatgCTTAATGTTGATTGTCAACGTTCACCTTTTCAACTCTTCATTCCACCtgtttgctttggatccattgttgttcactttgtattatgcattgactaacgggaaaatgcaagctccgcccagtgctcggaGATAtatgttatacacgaaagaaatgcggcaaaaaagacctCTCAGGTCTTGACCACCTGGTTttcttgttttcatatttaagcatctaacaaatcacatttcagctattatttgttgccagggtcagaaatctgccttgaggccttcacaatcagttctgcaggcccgACAGCATAAAATAAGTgtggataaaactgttgctttagccaatcagatttcgacTTGGCGACACCAACGCTTTCtggcaggcgtagggatacgctttcaccaactatgactGGCTAGTGATAGAGGGGACTGGCCAGAGCTACAAAACTATAACTGGAGTGAGCtgcacatgcaaatatattgttgtgtttatttaatagtggttttgtcaacccgcaatggctgaaggtggagaagaaattgtttttttgcagatttactgtcaaagccattttccagatggatttttcaagaaaagctggacatcattaagaaaagtcggacaactccaaagcaagcaagcctgtcacaactgggaacgaacattttcagcaataaatcgaataaaaacgtattcCAGAAGTACAACAGGACAGGCTTGAcccagcattagctttgatggtgatagaaaagaaggagaaaagaaaggactatggattttgtgtacaaataaaaaagatttttgattaGTAAAAtttggctatattcctaaataatatttcaattgtataaggttattattgtttttttatgtgtcacagctgtagctgtaGTAAAGGTGTTATAGCAATAAAATAGCTTTTGACGGTTCTATTGATTCAGATATAGAATTGAAGGCGTCGCTTAGAAATTCACGGCCCGCCGCTGCAATCTCCCCTACAACTGGCCTTGGTCAGAATCTGAGTGCTCAGAGCCCACGCTGTCCATGCGTTTCCTCTCGCCTTCCACAGTCACACCTCCACCACCTCGCAACTGCTCAAGTTGCCGTTGGAGATGCCTATGCTCACGCTCCAGGGACTCCAGCTGGTACTGGCTCTTCCTGTCTGTTTCTTCGAGTTTCTGGGGGCAGGAGACAAAGAATATGAacaccatttgtttttgtttttctcggCTTCATCTGACGAGTTAAATATATCCTCAACACACTGAACGAGCCTAATTGCcggaaagaaaatatgttttcaaatcCAATCTTGTtcacattttttggaatgtggctgCAGTCTTAACTGCTGAAGGACCCCAAACCCGGGATTCAGACACCATATTTCAGGTGTACTAGATCTACTTTTCGAGGTGCCAAAATAGCGCAATCTACCTTTTTTCCACATGGCTACTGGAAAAGCTCAGCAGTTATGTACATTGATGTTCTTTGAAACAGTACATAATTCAACATAGTGTGGGCACGTAGCAATAGTGCTTAGACGCACGATGGGGCTGTTTGACAGCTCAAATCCCATATCAAATTTGACTATAATTCAATaactggatcaaatcttactgcCATGGGATCGAACAAGTTGAACTTGGCTATTGACGTATTGACCATCACTGCCACATATGAtcacagtttttattgctttttattGTTTAGTTACCTTGgtctttcatttattcattctctgaaccactttatcctcacaagggtcgctgggCATGCAGGACCCTATCCCAGTTGAgtacagccaatcgcaggacacgaggagacagacaaccattcacgttcacactcatacctatgggcaatttagagtgtttttggaatgtgggaggaaacgggagtacctggagagaacccacacaggcctggggagaatatgcaaactacaCATAGATGgatggacctggatttgaagccaggACAACAGTGAGGCTGATATGCAGACCAGACAACCACTGGGTCGCCGACCTTGGTCTTCTGATGTATATGACCTGCTACGAAAATGTATGTAAGTGGTTTTGCAATCTAAAACTATCCACTGTAAATAGAAGCAGCACTGAACTATATAGTAGGTTATTTTCCAAAATGGCGGGACCTGTAAGAACAGCGGTCAAAGGTTCTCTCTACTGCACTGTTTTCATGTGTTTCATATGTCTTGTCGCAAGTTGTTCGTCAAAACCGGACTTTGAATTAATCTATAACAGTTTAGACATATTAAACATCGGTTAGCAGCAGCAAAGTAAGGTTTCTAGTGACTTTCACCGAGAACAGAGCATCCTGGAAGAGATTGTGACATTAGAGGCGGCTCTGGTCGGCGAAAAAGAAGGCACAGGGAGAGAAAACAGAAGTGAGACTGTTGAGTGGGCCTGTTGTGGAAGCTCAGGGAACAACCACTCAAACCACCGCTGCCAAGCATATACATCCGCGATGTCAGATCCATTGTAAACAAAACGGATGATTTGGAATTAGAGCTAGCTGCTAATCGCTACATTTTAGAAAGCTCCATGCTGATAATCACAAAGGCGTGGCTACACCCACAAATACCCGACGCTAAAATAGAGCTAGCAGGACGCACGTTAGTTTGATCGGAAAGGACGTGTGAGACTGAGGGAAAAAAGAGGTGGTGGGCTTTGCATATATGTGAATGAGGGATGGAGTAACAATAGCACTGTTTTGCACAGAAACTGTTCCTCAGACATAGAATTCATTTCGGTGAGATGCAGACCCTTCATTCAGCCCAGAGAGATAGGCGTTGTTATCATCACTGATGTCTACATCTCACAGGGCGCTAAGGAAAGTACTCTCTCCCTACTAATGGACAGAATACTCCAAGACTGCTTTGAACAGACAGTGGGAAACTTTCCACCATGATGACCTGGGAACATTCGCAGACACAGGAATGTCTTACATCAAGTACTGTATGGCTACGGTCACTCCCGTACATATaaagtcgtacctctacttacgaaattgtTTCCAGAACTTTCTTCTTAAGTTGAAATTTTCATAagcagagcagtactttatttaaaaattctctaattcgttacATGGTTCTGACAAAACTAACAACtaaaaccttaaaaaatgatcaaagtgtaTCAGTTTTGTAGGAAAAGGTGTGAATGAGAGAAAATGGTAATCCAATTATTtaataagccattaaaatgattaaacatgcTAAATCAATGTGTTGAAGCGCATGTGTACAAGTGTCACAAACGCgggcgactgaaagttaaaagttcaatccgagactcattctaagtgtaaacacatattagaGCCCCAGAGATGtatgtttcaaagcctgccatGAATAGAaaagtcagtgatgagcacagacagtttcaagaaaagtggggagtgcaatatttctttgttcagcacaggggcaccccaacgtgtctcatttgcactgaaaaagttgcggtgcacaaggaatacaatttgaaacgtcattatactacgagacatgctgaggagtacgaaacatactgaatatacactgaaacattgcagtgtatattcagtggctcttgatgagatcacagacactgcccagctcgcaatatatgtctgTGGTGTTGATGccaattttgaagtgatggaggagttgctcacagtaattccaatgcatggccagaccaccgctaaggaattatttcaccagctgtgtgatgccattgagaatgccggtttgccatggaagagctttgttggaataacaactgatggagccccatcaatgatgggGAGGAGGAATGGACGGGTAGCACTTGTTCagaaaaaactggaagaggagggtgtggaggaggccatagctctgcactgcattatccatcagcaggccctttgcagcagatgcctgaagtttgacaatgagatgtctgtcgttgtgaaatccatcaaccaaatcagatccaggggcttaaagcacaGAAGGTTCCGTGCTTTTTTATAGGACATGGAGTcagaatatggggatgtgctctacttcactgaggtacattggctcagcaggggaaatgtgttgaagagattttttgagtggagagcagaagtaaaagacttcatggagatagacggggttgctgttcctgtgctatgtgatcccaaatggctaaTGGACTTagattttcttgttgatatcacacatgagcttaatgtactgaacaagaagctactaGGCCAGGGGCAAGTTGCAGCACCAGTCGTTGTGTATGTAAACAATAAGGACCCCCTTCCCCCCCTGCTTATTCCTGATTCTTTTTTTGGGTCCTGCCAGTGTAGCGTGCGGCTAGCTAGCAatgtagccacgtttccgtgatgggaataatgttgcagttcctgacaAAGCTGTTAGTAACAAGCTGAAGTTCCAAATCGTGCATTTTGTGGTTGATGGATCTGGCGTTGGTCAAGAAGATACTCGGAAGCGGTGCTCTGTGCGCTTGCTACCTTATTTTAGCACCTAGGCCCGCCCGGCATTCCTGGTTTTTGCCTTCTTTCCCTTCACCGAGCCCGTTGTACTCTGAGTGGGCTTTCCTCGCAGATGATCGTAAATAACGATAAgactgagaaaacaaaacaccaaacttgAGAGCAAAGAGCCGCAGCACCTGtgtgcgccgccatcttgaaatcTCTCATTTTGGGTGGTAAACTGGATGGGACAATTAATTCTCAAGGGTCAAGACAAATGCACATCAATCAACCTTGTTGAGCACAAGTGGTAGACAAACTGGATATCCTAATAATGCTTATCACCTTTATATGTGCTTTAGCGTTGTTGAGCAGGCCCAGTGTTGTATGGCGGCTACAGTCTGCTCCAAGTGGGATGAGAGCCTTCAAGCGCTCCAGACATAGCCGCAGGTGAGCTCGTCTGCATACAACGTGAagggaaaaagaaatattttttaaactaccgACGATCTTTGACAGCAGGACATTTCCAGCTATGAGACATGAAAGCTCCTAAAAATGTGTGGAATAACATTCCAATGTGGAAGAGGTCCACATTTGCCAGTATTAAAGGCACTTGACCCAGTTTCAACTGGGATTATCTGTTTAGTATGTTTAGGTAAaatttttatgaagaaaaaaatatatagacttaataactatctatttatgcctttcctatttctgcatcatCACCCTGTGACAATAtatatagacagatagacagacagacggacggacggacggacggacggacggatggacggacggacagacagacagacagacagacagacagacagacagacagacaga
This region of Stigmatopora nigra isolate UIUO_SnigA chromosome 6, RoL_Snig_1.1, whole genome shotgun sequence genomic DNA includes:
- the mxi1 gene encoding max-interacting protein 1 isoform X3; amino-acid sequence: MTALQLINIQRLLEAAEYLERRERECEHGYASSFPSNQETNYLRQRRFRNKKFSSNHNRSTHNELEKNRRAHLRLCLERLKALIPLGADCSRHTTLGLLNNAKAHIKKLEETDRKSQYQLESLEREHRHLQRQLEQLRGGGGVTVEGERKRMDSVGSEHSDSDQEEIEVDVEGTGFSHGELDGLSSASSSDLDDHSSLQSMASDEGYSSCSVKLALSS
- the mxi1 gene encoding max-interacting protein 1 isoform X2 — encoded protein: MGIAVTIRSRRSNTSVPPEFRSWTKVPGEKAMLLTNHSIVGYDGRAVGAYQQRSRGVLPCCRFLQLQTTEELYGYAWKSDSAHYPPRSQSAEVPHRLEDFLRAHLRLCLERLKALIPLGADCSRHTTLGLLNNAKAHIKKLEETDRKSQYQLESLEREHRHLQRQLEQLRGGGGVTVEGERKRMDSVGSEHSDSDQEEIEVDVEGTGFSHGELDGLSSASSSDLDDHSSLQSMASDEGYSSCSVKLALSS